GGAGGATAGTACGGGATGTTTTTGCCCTATACCGACGCCGGCCTCCAGAAGTGTTTTGCCCTCGATTCTACGAAAGAGCTTCTTCCGGAACCGTCCGAAAAGCATGGATTCAGGAAACAGCTCCATCAGATCGTAATGTCGGGCATTGCGATTGTACTTTTCCCGCGTGTCGTTATAGTTTTGGCTCATAGCTTAACCGCGTTAAAGGGATTCGACCACCGTACGCAGCTTGTTTCTGATCTGCGTGGCCACATCCTTCAGACTCTCGTTTTCGACCGCTGCCATGCTTGCCACCGGATCGACTGCCGCTACTTCGGTTTTGCCCTCGTCCGTTTCCTGCACAACTACATTGCAGGGCAGCATCAGACCGATTTTATCCTCCGCGAGTAGTGCCTTATGCGCATACGGCGGATTGCATGCCCCAAGGATCTTGTACCTTCGGAAATCGACATCGAGCTTTTTCTTGAGAGTCGTCTGCACGTCGATTTCGGTGAGAACCCCAAAGCCTTGTTCTTTGAGCAGGTCCCGTACCTTTTCTTCGGTTTGCTCAAAGCTCGTATCAACTGTTTTTGAGAAGAAGTAGTTCATAACAGTTCCTTTCCTTGCATATGCGTTTTACATCAGATCCTTTTTACGCTCTTCAAATTCTTCATGGTTGTCTTCCTGCGGAATCACCATCGAATACGGCATATGCTGCCGGTATTTCTCCACATCTTTACGGTATTGGGCTGCCGAAAGGCGCTCCTTTGCCAAGACGCCATCAAGGCGCTGAAGCCATTTCTTATTGCCGGGGACAGGTAAGCTGTCGGGAATGTCCGGTGCGTAATAATTGTTGCCATCCCACTTGCGACCGCACATAGGGCAATGTCCTCCCATGCCGCCCCCCATTCCTCCTCGGCCGCGCATCTGTGCATAGGGGTTACCCGCAATAGCCATGGTGGCTATGATCCCCACCATTACTATTCGTGCCTTCATGTCTGCCTCCTTCTGTTCAGTTCGCGAAAATAGTTTTATCGAAATCTCAGCAGTCGCGCGGAGAGAGGAAGTGTATCGGATGGTAGCGACCAGAGAAACCCAAAAGCGGCGCTTGAAATCAGCTATGGTATGTCCATGGTGCCGTCCATGATTCTC
The sequence above is a segment of the Chitinivibrionales bacterium genome. Coding sequences within it:
- a CDS encoding DUF302 domain-containing protein, whose translation is MNYFFSKTVDTSFEQTEEKVRDLLKEQGFGVLTEIDVQTTLKKKLDVDFRRYKILGACNPPYAHKALLAEDKIGLMLPCNVVVQETDEGKTEVAAVDPVASMAAVENESLKDVATQIRNKLRTVVESL